A region of the Deltaproteobacteria bacterium genome:
GTGCGACTGATAGTTCATCGCCTTGCTGCCGCCGCCGTTGAGCATGAGCACGTGCAGGTGTCCGAGCGGGTCGCCCGCGCCCGCCGGCACCGGCTGCTCCGCCGGCAGCGGCTGCCGGCGGCAACCGGCCGCGACGAGTGCACAGGCGCCGAGCGCGAGCACCGCGCGGGCGACGAGGCGAATGCGACGGCGCGAGCCGATCACCCGCGTAGCTTAGCGGGACGGTCGCCGCAGCGGAAGTTCGGGTGGAGCGGAGCTCGACTCGAGATGGATTCTCCGCGCGCGCCGCGCGCGCGGCCGAGCGAAGCGAGCGAGGAGTGAGGACCCGGCGGGCTTCGCCCGCCGGGGCGAGGGGCGGAGCCCCTCGCTGAGTTTGAGTTAATGCAGCGGGTGGTACGGGCCGTCGAGCACGCCGAGGACCGTCAGCGCCCCGTCGTCGTCGATGTGATAGAGGATGTAGTAGTTGTCGATCGCCAGGTAGTAGCAGCCGCCGATACCCTGCAGCAGCGAGGACCCGGGCGGATAGGGGTTTTCCGCCAGGGCGATGATCGCCTCGCCGATGTGCCGCAGCGGGGCCTGCGGGATCAGCTCGAGCTCGCGGTAGGCGCTGTAGGTGATGTTGAGTCTCATCTTCGCGCGGACAGCGGAATGGTTATCGGCAGCGGGCTAGGTTCGCTTGAGGCTCAACGCAGC
Encoded here:
- a CDS encoding type II toxin-antitoxin system RelE/ParE family toxin; this translates as MRLNITYSAYRELELIPQAPLRHIGEAIIALAENPYPPGSSLLQGIGGCYYLAIDNYYILYHIDDDGALTVLGVLDGPYHPLH